DNA from Spirochaetota bacterium:
AAACTGTCGAAAAAGGGTTAATCACCGCTGTTTATAGAGCCGGTCATCTTTTTTCAATATTACCGTATCATTCTCGATTCTTTTTAATTCCAGACAAAAATTGACAAATTCATTGTATTCAATGGGCTGAAATGCCATTGCGTCAAAATGGATTTGTTTTTCCGCGTCCAGGACTATTGACCCGCTTTTTTTTGTGACAACGATCCTGCGGCTGCCGAACCTGTTTTTACCTCATGGGTCCTGGTCACTTCCTGGCTTATCAAAGATTTCATTCAATTTCGTCATTCAATGATAACCGCCCCTTTTTCGAAGAGGATATCCAGGATATAGGAGTCCCTTTTGGAATTAATAGGGGTATAGGCGATCAGCTGGCCCGAAAATTCGAGGTTCCTGTTCTCTGAGAGCATGGAGATCGATACCGCGCTGTCTATATAGACATGGTAGACAATTTTCACGTTCAGACGCTCAGCCTCGGGGTCGGTCAGGATGACACGGTATTTTTTCTTGAGGCGCGTGGTTTTCTGTATCGATGTCACCAGTCCCCGGACCAGCACAATTGAGTTCATCCTGCTTTCAAGGAAGTCATCGCGCAGGATCGGGGCGGTGCGTTGAAATTCAGAAAAAAACTTCTTATCCAGCGGGAGCGCTTTCTGTTGTGGCGCCCCCTCCTCCGGGAAAAGCCTTATCGGCGCCATTGTCATCAGCAGAAGCGCGGAACATATCCGTAGAATATTCGCTGTCATATCGTACCGCCTTCAATCGGAAAGTTGTATTTCAAAAACTCGGGAATCCCTGTTCACAGTGATCCTTCCTATCCGTGAGCCGCCTTTATCGAATATTCTCATAAATGAATCCAGGGATGAGATTCTTTTGCCGTCCATTGAGAGAAGAACATCGCCTTTTTTCAGGTTATAGAGAATGCTCTTCGGCGATACATCCGATATGACCACGCCGCCGGTCTGGGAATTCTCATCTATTTCAATGCCGTAGAGCATGAAGAGCCTGTTCATGGCGGTCCGTATTTTTTTATATACCGTCCGCTCCATCAGCATGAGGTTCACCTCCTCCATGCGACCGTTCCGGGACAGGGTAATGTCGATGGTCGTTCCGACCGGTTTGTTCCCAACGGACCGAATGAGGCTCCCCAGGGTCGTTATTTTTTCCCCGTCCACTTCACGAATGATATCGCCGGTGAGAAGACCCGCCGATTCAGCGGGGGAATTCTTTATCACTGATACTATCTTGAGAAAGCTCTCCTCTTTCCCGATGCCGTTCCGTTTTTCCTTGACCAGGAATCCTATCCATCCGCGTCTGACCCTCCCATGCCGGATAAGCTCGCGGCACACCTGCTTAACCAGATTGGAAGGTATGGCGAAGCTTATCCCCTGGAAGCCGCCTGATTCGGAACGGATCGCCGTGTTGATGCCCACGAGCTTTCCTTTCAGATTGATGAGGGGCCCGCCGGAATTGCCCGGGTTGATGGACACATCAGTCTGAATAAAATCCTCAATGTCGGCAAACCCTATATTGTCCCTCCCCTTTGATGAAACAATGCCGCCGGTGATGGTCTGCCGGAGTCCGTAGGGATTGCCGATGGCCAGGACCCATTCCCCTTCACAGAGCCGGTTTGAATCATCGAAGAGGACCGGGCTCAACGGCACGGCATCTGGATGCCTTATTTTTAGAAGGGCAAGGTCGGTTTTCTGGTCGGCAAGATACAATTTTCCGTTCTCAAATCTATCCAGCTCCAACGGCACGCCGTCTTTTAAAAGAACCTGAAAATAGTCGCCCTTCATGACCACGTGATAATTGGTGACTATATACC
Protein-coding regions in this window:
- a CDS encoding trypsin-like peptidase domain-containing protein, which codes for MTLLSVISVVTLLGAAGPDTFNGPFINAADSVKNSVVSISIYERKAGGKDGNFKKIAYGSGTIIEGGYIVTNYHVVMKGDYFQVLLKDGVPLELDRFENGKLYLADQKTDLALLKIRHPDAVPLSPVLFDDSNRLCEGEWVLAIGNPYGLRQTITGGIVSSKGRDNIGFADIEDFIQTDVSINPGNSGGPLINLKGKLVGINTAIRSESGGFQGISFAIPSNLVKQVCRELIRHGRVRRGWIGFLVKEKRNGIGKEESFLKIVSVIKNSPAESAGLLTGDIIREVDGEKITTLGSLIRSVGNKPVGTTIDITLSRNGRMEEVNLMLMERTVYKKIRTAMNRLFMLYGIEIDENSQTGGVVISDVSPKSILYNLKKGDVLLSMDGKRISSLDSFMRIFDKGGSRIGRITVNRDSRVFEIQLSD